One Cedecea neteri DNA segment encodes these proteins:
- the deoC gene encoding deoxyribose-phosphate aldolase, with translation MTDLTQSSLRALKLMDLTTLNDDDTNEKVIALCHQAKTPVGNTAAICIYPRFIPIARKTLKEQGTPDIRIATVTNFPHGNDDIDIALAETRAAIAYGADEVDVVFPYRALIAGNEQVGFDLVKACKDACASANVLLKVIIETGELKTEELIRKASAIAIKAGADFIKTSTGKVPVNATPESARIMMEVIRDMGVEKTVGFKPAGGVRSAEDAAQFLAIADDLFGADWADSRHYRFGASSLLASLLKALGHGDGKSASSY, from the coding sequence ATGACCGATTTAACCCAAAGCAGCCTGCGTGCGCTGAAACTGATGGATCTGACTACCCTGAACGACGATGACACTAACGAGAAAGTCATCGCTCTGTGCCATCAGGCGAAAACCCCAGTCGGTAACACCGCTGCGATTTGTATCTACCCGCGTTTTATCCCAATTGCCCGTAAAACCCTGAAAGAGCAGGGCACCCCGGACATCCGTATTGCGACCGTGACCAACTTCCCACATGGTAACGACGATATCGACATCGCGCTGGCAGAAACTCGTGCCGCTATCGCTTACGGCGCGGACGAAGTGGACGTGGTATTCCCATACCGGGCGCTGATTGCCGGTAACGAGCAGGTAGGCTTCGATCTGGTGAAAGCGTGTAAAGACGCCTGTGCCAGCGCTAACGTCCTGCTGAAAGTGATCATCGAAACCGGCGAGCTGAAGACCGAAGAACTGATCCGCAAAGCGTCTGCTATTGCGATTAAAGCCGGGGCCGATTTTATCAAAACCTCGACTGGTAAAGTGCCGGTTAACGCTACTCCAGAAAGCGCTCGCATCATGATGGAAGTGATCCGCGATATGGGCGTGGAAAAAACCGTAGGCTTCAAACCAGCCGGTGGTGTTCGCTCTGCTGAAGATGCTGCGCAGTTCCTGGCTATCGCAGACGATCTGTTCGGTGCCGATTGGGCCGACTCCCGTCATTACCGCTTCGGGGCATCCAGCCTGTTAGCCAGCCTGCTGAAAGCGCTGGGCCATGGGGACGGTAAAAGCGCCAGCAGCTATTAA
- the deoA gene encoding thymidine phosphorylase: MFLAQEIIRKKRDGLVLSDEEIRFFINGIRDNTVSEGQIAALAMTIFFHDMTMPERVSLTMAMRDSGTVLDWKSLNLNGPIVDKHSTGGVGDVTSLMLGPMVAACGGYVPMISGRGLGHTGGTLDKLEAIPGFDIFPDDNRFRDIIKDVGVAIIGQTSSLAPADKRFYATRDITATVDSIPLITASILAKKLAEGLDALVMDVKVGSGAFMPTYELSAQLAEAIVGVSNGAGVKTTALLTDMNQVLASSAGNAVEVREAVQFLTGEYRNPRLFDVTMALCVEMLISGKLAKDDTEARAKLQAVLDNGKAAEVFGRMVAAQKGPSDFVENYAKYLPTAMLSKAVYAETSGFVSAMDTRALGMAVVSMGGGRRQASDTIDYSVGFTDMARLGESIDGERPLAVIHAKDEASWQEAAKAVKAAISIDEKAPQETPTVYRRITE, translated from the coding sequence GTGTTTCTCGCACAAGAAATTATTCGTAAAAAACGTGATGGCCTGGTACTGAGTGACGAAGAGATTCGCTTCTTTATCAATGGTATTCGCGACAACACCGTCTCTGAAGGGCAAATTGCTGCTCTGGCGATGACCATTTTCTTCCACGACATGACTATGCCGGAAAGGGTGTCGCTGACGATGGCGATGCGGGATTCCGGCACCGTACTGGACTGGAAAAGCCTTAACCTTAACGGCCCGATTGTAGATAAACATTCCACCGGCGGTGTGGGCGACGTGACATCGCTGATGCTTGGCCCTATGGTGGCGGCCTGCGGTGGCTATGTGCCGATGATTTCAGGCCGTGGCCTGGGGCACACCGGCGGGACGCTGGACAAGCTGGAGGCGATTCCGGGCTTCGATATCTTCCCGGACGATAACCGCTTCCGCGACATTATTAAGGACGTCGGCGTGGCCATCATCGGCCAGACCAGCTCGCTGGCACCGGCAGACAAACGTTTTTATGCCACCCGCGACATTACCGCGACGGTGGATTCCATCCCGCTTATCACCGCTTCCATTCTGGCAAAAAAACTGGCCGAAGGATTGGACGCGCTGGTGATGGACGTGAAAGTTGGCAGCGGTGCATTTATGCCGACTTATGAGCTGTCAGCCCAACTGGCAGAGGCTATTGTTGGCGTTTCTAACGGCGCAGGCGTGAAGACCACCGCACTGCTGACGGACATGAACCAGGTGCTGGCTTCCAGCGCGGGTAATGCCGTAGAAGTCCGTGAAGCGGTACAGTTCCTGACGGGTGAATATCGTAACCCGCGTCTGTTCGACGTCACGATGGCGCTGTGCGTGGAAATGCTGATTTCCGGCAAGCTCGCCAAAGACGATACGGAAGCTCGTGCGAAACTGCAGGCAGTGCTGGACAACGGCAAAGCGGCCGAAGTGTTTGGCCGAATGGTTGCCGCGCAGAAAGGCCCGAGCGACTTCGTTGAAAATTATGCGAAGTACTTGCCAACGGCGATGCTGAGCAAGGCGGTGTATGCCGAAACGTCCGGATTTGTCTCGGCGATGGACACTCGCGCGCTGGGCATGGCGGTAGTGTCGATGGGCGGCGGTCGTCGCCAGGCTTCCGACACCATTGATTACAGCGTCGGCTTTACCGACATGGCGCGTCTGGGAGAATCTATCGACGGTGAACGTCCGCTGGCGGTGATCCACGCGAAAGACGAAGCCAGCTGGCAGG